From the Leucobacter tenebrionis genome, one window contains:
- the ruvX gene encoding Holliday junction resolvase RuvX — protein MRSGVRLGIDVGKARIGVSRSDPHGMLATPVETVPRDLRGDADLARIVEIAAEFDALEAIVGLPLNMRGERTLSTDDAAGFAERLAARLVPTGVPVRLVDERLSTVSAQGHLRQAGKKTKQSRSIIDQAAAVVILQHALDIERARGEAPGQPVTTPEPPEEETRT, from the coding sequence ATGCGCAGCGGCGTACGTCTCGGCATCGATGTGGGCAAGGCCCGTATCGGCGTCTCGCGCAGCGACCCCCACGGCATGCTGGCGACCCCCGTCGAAACGGTGCCGCGCGACCTCCGCGGTGACGCCGACCTGGCGCGCATCGTCGAGATCGCGGCCGAGTTCGACGCGCTCGAAGCGATCGTCGGGCTGCCGCTCAACATGCGGGGGGAGCGCACCCTCTCCACCGACGACGCGGCGGGCTTCGCCGAGCGCCTGGCCGCGCGCCTCGTGCCGACCGGTGTGCCCGTGCGCCTGGTCGACGAGCGCCTCTCGACGGTGTCGGCGCAGGGCCATCTGCGTCAGGCCGGTAAGAAGACGAAGCAGAGCCGATCGATCATCGACCAGGCCGCCGCCGTGGTCATTCTGCAGCACGCGCTCGACATCGAACGCGCGCGCGGCGAAGCACCGGGTCAGCCGGTCACGACCCCAGAGCCCCCCGAGGAGGAGACTCGAACATGA
- the aroC gene encoding chorismate synthase, with amino-acid sequence MLRWLTAGESHGPELIAVLEGLPAGVPVSLDGIREDLARRKLGYGRGSRMKFEQDELHLSGGVVHGVSIGGPVAIRIGNTEWPKWTEVMSAEAVELTEKSRGRGAPLTRPRPGHADLAGMQKYGFDEARPVLERASARETAARVALGAVARSFLAELGIRLVSHTISMGEVEVPEGAPLPRPDDVTTLDADPLRCFDAATSARMVEEVDDTKKTGDTLGGIVEVLAYGLPPGLGSYVHWDRRLDSRIAGALMGIQAIKAVEVGDGFETTRRRGSAAHDELHLADGTIARETDRAGGIEGGMTTGQVLRVRAGMKPIATVPRALPTVDIATGEEAKAHHQRSDVTAVPAAGVVAEAMVALVLADAVTEKFGGDSLPETRRNLEAYLAAIPERLATVIES; translated from the coding sequence ATGCTGCGTTGGCTTACTGCCGGAGAATCTCACGGCCCTGAACTCATCGCCGTCCTCGAGGGGCTGCCCGCCGGCGTGCCCGTCTCGCTCGACGGGATCCGCGAAGACCTCGCTCGTCGCAAGCTCGGTTACGGCCGCGGCTCGCGCATGAAGTTCGAGCAGGACGAGCTGCACCTGTCGGGCGGCGTCGTGCACGGCGTCTCGATCGGCGGGCCGGTCGCGATCCGCATCGGCAACACCGAGTGGCCGAAGTGGACGGAGGTCATGAGCGCCGAAGCCGTCGAGCTCACCGAGAAGTCGCGCGGCCGCGGCGCCCCGCTGACGCGGCCCAGGCCGGGTCACGCCGACCTCGCGGGCATGCAGAAGTACGGCTTCGACGAGGCGAGGCCCGTGCTCGAACGGGCGAGCGCCCGTGAGACCGCGGCGCGCGTCGCGCTCGGGGCGGTCGCGCGTTCGTTCCTCGCGGAGCTCGGGATCCGGCTCGTGAGCCACACGATCTCGATGGGCGAGGTCGAGGTGCCCGAGGGGGCGCCGCTGCCGCGCCCCGACGACGTGACGACGCTCGACGCGGATCCGCTGCGCTGCTTCGATGCGGCCACGAGCGCCCGCATGGTCGAGGAGGTCGACGACACCAAGAAGACCGGCGACACCCTCGGCGGCATCGTCGAGGTCCTCGCCTACGGCCTGCCGCCCGGGCTCGGATCGTACGTGCACTGGGACCGCCGCCTCGATTCCCGCATCGCCGGGGCGCTCATGGGCATCCAGGCGATCAAGGCGGTCGAGGTCGGCGACGGCTTCGAGACCACGCGTCGCAGAGGATCGGCCGCGCACGACGAACTGCACCTCGCCGACGGAACCATCGCCCGCGAGACGGATCGAGCCGGCGGCATCGAGGGCGGCATGACGACGGGCCAGGTGCTGCGCGTGCGCGCCGGCATGAAACCGATCGCCACCGTACCCCGCGCGCTGCCCACCGTCGACATCGCGACCGGCGAGGAGGCGAAGGCGCACCACCAGCGCAGCGACGTCACCGCGGTTCCGGCCGCGGGCGTCGTGGCCGAGGCCATGGTCGCGCTCGTGCTCGCCGATGCGGTGACCGAGAAGTTCGGCGGCGACAGCCTGCCCGAGACGCGGCGCAATCTCGAGGCGTATCTCGCGGCGATCCCCGAGCGGCTGGCGACCGTCATCGAGTCGTGA
- a CDS encoding shikimate dehydrogenase family protein: MTGPDARGGESERAPITALPAAALAVLGSPIAHSKSPAIHAAAYAELGVDWSYGREELQADDLAAYLAGLGPEWRGLSLTMPLKEEAHRLALVRDPVAEESGVVNTLLRLGAPAPGGGTAWAGFNTDVGGLAAAIRRAGLDAAHTVVIGSGATAVSAVLAARRLGALHVEVVARNVERIADLVARFGDSREPGADTALHMSGTPLSQAVHLAAHWSVPNPFNPAEGAPTLVISTLPGGAISDVELPEALLQTPLFDVAYDPWPSPLAERWLAAGGVAHSGEGMLVEQALLQIRIFVAGDPAVPLPDEARLLEVMRDAADSSGVGR; encoded by the coding sequence GTGACGGGCCCCGACGCGCGCGGCGGCGAGAGCGAGCGCGCCCCGATCACCGCGCTGCCAGCAGCGGCGCTGGCGGTGCTCGGCTCTCCGATCGCCCACTCGAAGTCGCCGGCGATCCACGCCGCGGCCTACGCGGAGCTCGGGGTCGACTGGAGCTACGGACGCGAGGAGCTGCAAGCCGACGACCTGGCGGCCTACCTCGCAGGGCTCGGACCCGAGTGGCGGGGGCTGTCGCTCACCATGCCGCTCAAGGAGGAGGCGCACCGGCTCGCACTCGTGCGCGATCCCGTTGCGGAGGAGAGCGGCGTGGTCAACACCCTGCTGCGCCTCGGTGCGCCCGCGCCCGGCGGGGGCACCGCGTGGGCCGGGTTCAACACCGACGTCGGGGGGCTGGCCGCCGCGATCCGCCGCGCCGGACTCGACGCCGCGCACACGGTCGTGATCGGCTCGGGCGCCACGGCCGTGTCGGCGGTGCTCGCGGCCCGTCGCCTCGGGGCGCTGCACGTCGAGGTGGTCGCCCGCAACGTCGAGAGGATCGCCGATCTGGTGGCGCGCTTCGGCGACTCCCGGGAACCGGGGGCTGACACCGCCCTGCACATGTCGGGCACCCCGCTGAGCCAGGCGGTGCATCTGGCCGCCCACTGGAGCGTACCGAACCCGTTCAACCCCGCCGAGGGCGCGCCCACACTGGTGATCTCGACCCTCCCGGGGGGTGCGATCAGCGACGTCGAACTGCCGGAGGCGCTGCTGCAGACGCCGCTCTTCGACGTCGCCTACGATCCCTGGCCCTCACCGCTGGCCGAGCGCTGGCTCGCCGCCGGGGGAGTCGCGCACTCCGGCGAGGGGATGCTCGTGGAGCAGGCCCTGCTGCAGATCAGGATCTTCGTTGCCGGCGATCCCGCTGTGCCCCTGCCGGACGAGGCGCGCCTGCTCGAGGTCATGCGAGACGCGGCCGACTCCTCGGGTGTGGGAAGATAG
- the mltG gene encoding endolytic transglycosylase MltG, which produces MNARTRDDSRRTGRRVLISLLVALVLLGGLAAAGGYLWTQYGEQISLAMGWSTNDYDDSDQGEETTVTIREGEIGEDIAASLEKAGVVKTSDAFYELLLAQEPQVEFLPGIYTVRERMSSQAALEALQDPENRQQLSATLPEGLTIEGTLELLSEGSGIPYEEFVAAAENPAAYGLPEGVPSLEGWLFPATYEFSPEMTAEDIIGLLVSHQVQVLDEFGVAEADRERVLTIASIVQREGRNEDFSKISQVIHKRLEVDMALGMDSTAQYGSGEHGSFWSSDEALSDDNPWNTYVHKGLPIGPISNPGRAAIDAALHPADTDWLYFVNAPGGDGALTFTTNEAEHEAAIQEYRDWCAATPDSGC; this is translated from the coding sequence ATGAACGCTCGCACCCGCGACGACTCCCGACGCACCGGCCGGCGGGTCCTGATCTCGCTGCTGGTCGCCCTGGTGCTGCTCGGCGGCCTCGCCGCGGCGGGCGGCTACCTGTGGACGCAGTACGGCGAGCAGATCTCGCTGGCCATGGGGTGGTCCACGAACGACTACGACGACAGCGACCAGGGCGAGGAGACCACGGTCACCATTCGGGAGGGCGAGATCGGCGAGGACATCGCGGCCTCGCTCGAGAAGGCCGGTGTGGTGAAGACCTCCGACGCGTTCTACGAACTGCTGCTCGCGCAGGAGCCGCAGGTCGAGTTCTTGCCGGGCATCTACACGGTGCGCGAGCGCATGAGCTCCCAGGCCGCGCTCGAGGCCCTGCAGGATCCTGAGAACCGACAGCAGCTGAGCGCCACGCTCCCGGAGGGGCTCACGATCGAGGGCACCCTCGAGCTGCTGTCGGAGGGCTCGGGCATCCCCTATGAGGAGTTCGTCGCGGCTGCCGAGAATCCAGCCGCATACGGGCTCCCCGAGGGTGTGCCCTCGCTCGAGGGCTGGCTGTTCCCGGCGACCTACGAGTTCTCGCCCGAGATGACCGCCGAGGACATCATCGGGCTGCTGGTCAGTCATCAGGTGCAGGTGCTCGACGAGTTCGGGGTGGCCGAGGCGGATCGCGAGCGCGTGCTGACCATCGCCTCCATCGTGCAGCGGGAGGGCCGGAACGAGGACTTCTCGAAGATCTCCCAGGTCATCCACAAGCGCCTCGAAGTCGACATGGCGCTCGGCATGGACTCGACCGCCCAGTACGGTTCGGGTGAGCACGGCAGCTTCTGGTCGAGCGACGAGGCGCTCAGCGACGACAACCCCTGGAACACCTACGTGCACAAGGGCCTGCCGATCGGGCCGATCTCGAACCCGGGGCGCGCGGCGATCGACGCCGCGCTGCACCCGGCCGACACGGACTGGCTGTACTTCGTGAACGCGCCCGGCGGCGACGGCGCGCTGACCTTCACGACCAACGAGGCCGAGCACGAGGCCGCGATCCAGGAGTACCGGGACTGGTGCGCCGCGACGCCGGACAGCGGGTGCTGA